In Bacteroidota bacterium, a single window of DNA contains:
- a CDS encoding M48 family metallopeptidase, with amino-acid sequence MLEQRTNFEFSNCELSIEYGTTTIKFKVHYSDRKTLGIEVHPDQSIKVIAPTGLTLNRIMQKVENKAPWIQKQVRKFSRIEKFETKKDYVSGETMFYLGRQYRLKVIKGDPSVKLSGKYFWLSMPDKNDKILAAELIEQWYKEHAIKKLNDRFIKLNHIAKHEKIKVNTLYFRTLKKRWGSCTKLGNITLNINLIKAPIDCIDYVIIHELCHLKYLNHSPKFYRLLDKYSPDWRIKQEKLNRF; translated from the coding sequence ATGTTAGAGCAACGAACTAATTTTGAATTTTCCAATTGTGAATTGTCAATTGAATACGGAACAACAACTATAAAGTTTAAAGTACATTATAGTGATCGCAAAACGCTGGGTATTGAAGTGCATCCTGATCAATCAATTAAGGTAATAGCACCAACTGGACTAACCTTAAACAGAATAATGCAAAAAGTAGAAAATAAAGCACCCTGGATTCAAAAGCAAGTGAGGAAATTTTCGAGAATTGAAAAATTTGAAACGAAGAAGGATTATGTAAGTGGTGAAACGATGTTCTATTTGGGAAGACAATATCGTTTAAAGGTTATCAAGGGTGATCCAAGTGTAAAGCTTTCGGGGAAGTACTTTTGGCTTTCAATGCCTGATAAAAATGATAAGATATTAGCTGCTGAATTGATAGAGCAATGGTATAAAGAACATGCCATTAAAAAACTGAACGATCGTTTTATAAAATTGAATCATATAGCCAAGCATGAAAAAATAAAAGTGAACACTCTTTATTTTAGAACATTAAAGAAGCGTTGGGGAAGCTGTACCAAGCTGGGTAATATTACTTTGAATATAAACCTTATAAAAGCTCCAATTGACTGTATTGATTATGTAATTATCCATGAGCTTTGCCACTTGAAATATTTAAACCACAGCCCAAAGTTTTATAGGTTGTTGGATAAATACTCTCCAGACTGGAGAATAAAACAGGAAAAGCTTAATCGGTTTTAG
- a CDS encoding four helix bundle protein, which produces MKKDNIVKTKSLEFALLIIKVGQYLQIEKKEYILSKQAIRSGTSIGAIIQESEHAQSKADFIHKLSISLKEANETEYWIELLFKSGYIDINCYNELDISIKELLRLLISIIKSSKAGYVRATN; this is translated from the coding sequence ATGAAAAAAGATAATATAGTAAAAACAAAAAGTCTTGAATTTGCTTTGTTGATTATAAAGGTTGGTCAGTATTTGCAAATAGAAAAGAAGGAATACATATTATCTAAACAGGCAATACGATCAGGTACTTCAATAGGAGCAATTATTCAGGAATCTGAACATGCTCAAAGTAAGGCTGATTTTATTCATAAATTATCAATATCATTAAAGGAAGCCAATGAAACAGAATATTGGATTGAATTACTATTTAAATCAGGTTACATTGACATAAACTGTTATAATGAATTAGATATAAGTATAAAAGAATTGCTTCGGCTTTTAATATCAATTATAAAATCTTCAAAAGCAGGGTATGTTAGAGCAACGAACTAA